A window of the Cicer arietinum cultivar CDC Frontier isolate Library 1 chromosome 6, Cicar.CDCFrontier_v2.0, whole genome shotgun sequence genome harbors these coding sequences:
- the LOC101498427 gene encoding uncharacterized protein: MADPELEAIRQRRMQELMARHGTGNQPNPEQQNAQEDAKREADERRQMMLSQLLSAEARERLARIALVKPEKAKGVEDVILRAAQMGQITEKVSEERLISLLEQINSQTARQTKVTIQRRRSVLEDDD; encoded by the exons ATG GCTGATCCTGAGCTGGAAGCAATCAGACAGAGACGGATGCAGGAGCTTATGGCTCGGCATGGCACA GGAAATCAACCGAACCCTGAACAGCAGAATGCTCAGGAGGATGCAAAAAG gGAGGCAGATGAAAGAAGACAAATGATGCTTAGTCAGCTGTTGTCTGCTGAAGCACGAGAAAGAC TTGCTCGAATTGCTTTGGTGAAACCAGAGAAAGCAAAAGGTGTCGAAGATGTTATATTGAGAGCTGCTCAAATGGGTCAGATAACTGAAAAG GTTTCTGAAGAAAGACTCATATCACTGCTGGAGCAGATAAACAGCCAAACAGCAAGGCAGACAAAAGTCACA ATACAGAGGCGTCGAAGTGTTCTTGAGGATGATGATTAG
- the LOC101498967 gene encoding probable methyltransferase At1g29790: MNSDSKLSREEQKKKSKSKMGFTFSTMTLNLLLLIAMVATNILSLYHLSTTLQSPKSPNPHTLIPDQLLRQLHTIRATINHLTRLQPSDTKSSIPSDLLLYSHLSPIASSCHHHPDLLHKYMTYTPFSLCPSDSDLAESLILRGCHPLPRRRCFSKTPKKLSISLPQNPFPNSLPDSSVIWDRYSCKSFDCLNRQNPNLGFEPSREASKFNTYSSELDLPVQQLLQIAKTAKSVLRLGLDVGGGTGSFAAAMKLRNVTVVTTTMNVAAPYSETVALRGLVPLHVPLQQRLPIFDGVVDIVRCGRAVNRWIPVTMMEFLLFDVDRVLRGGGFLWLDHFFSKGVDLEKVYAPLIGKLGYKKVKWATGNKTDAGGVKNGELYLTALLQKPLSR, translated from the coding sequence ATGAACTCCGACTCTAAGCTTAGCAGAgaagaacaaaagaaaaaaagcaaATCCAAAATGGGTTTCACATTCAGCACCATGACTCTAAACCTTCTCCTCCTAATAGCAATGGTAGCCACCAACATTCTCTCACTCTACCACCTCTCCACAACACTTCAATCCCCTAAATCCCCAAATCCACACACACTAATCCCCGACCAACTCCTCCGTCAACTTCACACCATACGCGCCACCATTAACCACCTCACGCGCCTCCAACCCTCAGACACAAAATCATCAATCCCTTCAGATCTATTACTATACTCACACCTCTCTCCAATTGCTTCTTCATGCCATCACCACCCTGATCTTCTCCACAAGTACATGACTTACACACCTTTCTCTCTTTGTCCTTCCGATTCCGACCTCGCCGAATCCCTAATTCTTCGCGGTTGTCACCCTCTCCCTCGCCGACGATGCTTCTCCAAAACCCCCAAAAAACTATCAATTTCGCTTCCTCAAAACCCTTTCCCTAATTCTCTCCCTGATTCCTCCGTAATTTGGGATCGTTACTCATGTAAATCATTCGATTGTCTCAACcgtcaaaaccctaatctcGGTTTCGAACCTTCACGTGAAGCTTCCAAGTTTAACACCTACAGTTCCGAATTAGATCTTCCAGTTCAACAGCTTCTCCAGATCGCGAAAACCGCGAAATCGGTTCTTCGACTCGGTCTCGACGTCGGCGGTGGAACTGGCTCATTCGCCGCCGCGATGAAGCTTCGTAATGTTACGGTAGTTACAACTACCATGAATGTTGCTGCGCCTTATAGTGAGACTGTTGCGTTGAGGGGGCTTGTACCGCTTCACGTGCCGTTGCAGCAACGGTTGCCGATTTTCGACGGTGTTGTGGATATTGTTCGGTGTGGGCGTGCGGTGAACCGGTGGATTCCGGTGACGATGAtggaatttttgttgtttgatgTTGATAGGGTTTTGAGAGGTGGAGGGTTTTTGTGGTTGGATCATTTTTTTAGTAAGGGTGTAGATCTTGAGAAAGTGTATGCGCCTTTGATTGGGAAATTGGGTTACAAGAAGGTGAAGTGGGCAACGGGGAATAAGACTGATGCTGGtggtgttaagaatggggaactTTACTTGACTGCATTGCTCCAAAAGCCTCTCTCAAGATGA